A single region of the Euryarchaeota archaeon genome encodes:
- a CDS encoding CocE/NonD family hydrolase: MTGRAPKASAVGPALAVLLMVSLSGCVQNDAATGPAAINNILPDAGSILADKAVVTAVEGALNVVWEGPLTTERGFLVTIPPGVTRVDAIITGTAGIAMVNDATGRIRCQPDRYEAYFTPFTTRSQCTGITLLDPLPAVWRTTTRNLLADQKIELRLSSDPLDGTAATIKIANLSMPSHKELPTEVVTMAASIDGEPIHLEVTRPDTSEPVPTIVVSSPYYQAQRLAKLRAENSTIADWVPRGFAVVTADVRGFALSGGCIEVWGKNEQQDQVDIVEWVAKQPWSSGKVGFYGQSYVGTTPVEAASNAAPHLTTIITVAPVINSYEDWHYGGVPNGEQTASPLLGYQLADTQGRAPTQADVLAAANGNGASLMGKTSAEALMALADQGRRGLCDPTLAARASDPRAVYDSFYAERDFKAKVGNVKASVLYTQGFYDQNVKSQMIPGWFNELKVPKKGIFGDWIHQHPPRGDQELLFHAWFDYWLKGLDTGIMDTPAVEVRTNVDTVRYASEWPPRDASKISYGLDFAGSMISEGVAGKGSAQYVARIAAEAPSEVPVDMLAAMVPTKLVLRTAPLASPMYVSGMVELRLNAALTGAENTFIYAQLRDVGPDSTRVVTFGARNAALSEDHKTYTPVTPAAARDYVLAMLPTEYVVGAGHTLELEIDGVTDPAGSFHPGEPGVVTLAGAQSALVFPTLRVPGDTAIPLSAGPVTVA; this comes from the coding sequence ATGACAGGGAGGGCGCCGAAGGCTTCCGCGGTCGGTCCGGCACTCGCCGTACTCCTCATGGTGTCGCTGTCGGGTTGCGTCCAGAACGACGCTGCGACGGGGCCGGCCGCCATCAACAACATCCTTCCGGACGCCGGTTCGATACTGGCCGACAAGGCGGTCGTCACGGCCGTCGAGGGCGCTCTCAACGTCGTCTGGGAGGGGCCGTTGACGACGGAACGCGGCTTCCTCGTCACCATCCCGCCCGGCGTCACGCGCGTCGACGCCATCATCACCGGCACCGCGGGGATCGCGATGGTGAACGACGCGACGGGCAGGATCCGCTGCCAGCCCGACCGCTACGAAGCCTATTTCACGCCCTTCACGACGCGAAGCCAATGCACCGGCATCACGCTCCTCGACCCGCTTCCCGCGGTGTGGAGAACGACCACGCGAAACCTTCTTGCAGACCAGAAGATAGAGTTGCGCCTCTCGTCCGACCCGCTCGACGGGACCGCGGCGACGATCAAGATTGCCAATCTTTCCATGCCGAGTCACAAGGAGCTCCCGACGGAGGTCGTGACGATGGCGGCTTCCATCGATGGTGAGCCCATTCATCTGGAAGTGACCCGACCAGACACCTCGGAGCCCGTCCCCACCATCGTCGTCTCGTCGCCTTACTATCAAGCGCAGCGGCTCGCGAAACTTCGCGCCGAGAACAGCACCATCGCGGATTGGGTGCCGCGCGGATTCGCCGTCGTGACCGCGGACGTTCGTGGCTTCGCCCTCTCCGGCGGATGCATCGAGGTGTGGGGGAAGAACGAGCAACAGGACCAGGTCGACATCGTCGAATGGGTCGCAAAGCAACCCTGGTCGAGCGGGAAGGTCGGCTTCTACGGCCAATCGTACGTCGGCACGACACCGGTCGAGGCCGCGTCCAACGCCGCGCCGCACCTCACCACCATCATCACCGTCGCGCCCGTCATCAACAGTTACGAGGACTGGCACTACGGGGGCGTGCCGAACGGCGAACAGACCGCCTCGCCGCTTCTTGGCTACCAGTTGGCGGATACGCAAGGCCGGGCTCCAACACAAGCAGACGTCCTCGCCGCCGCGAACGGAAACGGCGCTTCTCTAATGGGAAAGACGAGTGCCGAGGCCTTGATGGCGCTTGCGGACCAGGGAAGACGCGGCCTTTGCGATCCGACGCTCGCAGCGAGGGCGAGCGACCCGCGCGCAGTCTACGATTCATTCTACGCGGAGCGCGACTTCAAGGCAAAGGTGGGAAACGTGAAGGCCTCCGTGCTCTACACGCAAGGCTTCTACGACCAAAACGTGAAGAGCCAGATGATCCCCGGCTGGTTCAACGAACTCAAGGTACCGAAAAAAGGCATATTCGGGGACTGGATCCACCAGCACCCGCCGCGCGGCGACCAGGAACTCCTCTTCCACGCGTGGTTCGACTATTGGCTCAAAGGGCTCGACACGGGCATCATGGACACGCCGGCCGTCGAGGTGCGGACGAACGTAGACACGGTCCGTTACGCCAGCGAATGGCCTCCGCGCGACGCTAGCAAGATCTCGTACGGCCTCGACTTCGCGGGATCCATGATCTCGGAAGGTGTCGCCGGCAAAGGAAGCGCCCAATACGTCGCCCGCATCGCGGCCGAGGCGCCGAGCGAGGTGCCGGTTGACATGTTGGCCGCCATGGTCCCCACGAAACTCGTCCTCAGGACCGCTCCACTCGCGTCACCAATGTACGTCTCCGGCATGGTTGAACTTCGGCTCAACGCGGCCCTCACGGGCGCCGAGAACACTTTCATCTATGCGCAGCTACGCGATGTCGGCCCGGATTCGACGAGGGTGGTCACATTCGGGGCGCGTAACGCCGCCTTGAGCGAGGATCACAAGACATACACGCCGGTGACGCCCGCTGCCGCACGCGACTATGTCCTCGCAATGCTTCCGACAGAATACGTCGTCGGGGCCGGACACACGTTGGAATTGGAGATAGATGGCGTGACCGACCCGGCCGGTAGTTTCCACCCAGGCGAACCCGGTGTGGTGACGCTAGCCGGGGCCCAATCTGCCCTGGTGTTCCCGACGTTGAGAGTGCCGGGCGATACCGCCATCCCATTGTCCGCCGGCCCGGTCACCGTGGCCTGA
- a CDS encoding winged helix-turn-helix transcriptional regulator: MGSMRYPGIFVGLVLASQFLVTASAVGSAAVDPGAPVIGPMDVPKAPKLPELPDVETIGGAKTPGSSPTPNGPAGPTPGFDALFTGATFESFALVGLAASTLAAFAIIGGAKYVNSQNVLENEVRGEIYGFLRKSVGANLKQITDELALSTTNAVWHLRKLEQSGLVRSRKFNGYKIYYPVEGGVRARDLSCSASTLSNDNARTVFEFVAANPGSHQREIARVLGVNHGTVRWHLKKLRQAGLLVEMRNGKVSTYFPTDIGKEAFDIAVRNSAPRYHVEGLASTL, from the coding sequence GTGGGCAGTATGCGCTATCCGGGGATATTCGTCGGCTTAGTGTTGGCCAGCCAATTCCTCGTGACCGCGAGCGCGGTCGGCTCCGCGGCCGTCGACCCCGGCGCCCCGGTGATCGGCCCGATGGACGTCCCGAAAGCCCCGAAACTCCCAGAGCTTCCCGACGTCGAGACGATCGGCGGCGCAAAGACGCCAGGCAGTTCACCGACGCCGAACGGCCCCGCTGGCCCGACACCCGGCTTCGACGCACTTTTCACCGGCGCCACGTTCGAAAGCTTCGCCCTCGTCGGGCTCGCCGCAAGCACCCTTGCCGCCTTCGCGATAATAGGGGGCGCCAAGTACGTGAACAGCCAGAACGTTCTCGAGAACGAGGTCCGCGGCGAGATATACGGCTTTCTTCGGAAATCGGTCGGAGCGAACCTGAAGCAGATAACGGACGAACTCGCCCTCTCGACCACCAACGCCGTGTGGCACCTCAGGAAACTCGAACAGTCAGGCCTCGTGCGAAGCCGCAAGTTCAACGGTTACAAGATCTATTACCCCGTAGAAGGGGGGGTGCGTGCCCGCGACCTGTCGTGCAGCGCCTCGACCCTTTCGAACGACAACGCGAGGACCGTCTTCGAGTTCGTCGCAGCGAACCCAGGGAGCCACCAACGCGAGATCGCGCGCGTGCTCGGAGTGAACCACGGAACGGTGCGCTGGCACCTGAAGAAGCTACGCCAGGCGGGCCTCCTCGTCGAGATGAGGAACGGCAAGGTCTCCACTTATTTCCCGACGGACATCGGCAAGGAAGCCTTCGACATCGCTGTCCGCAACAGCGCTCCCCGCTACCACGTGGAAGGCCTCGCGTCGACCCTGTAG
- a CDS encoding response regulator, with translation MPERQSKAHNASGPASAGPHQSPRVMILDDSPVILASLKDILATSGVTNVKTAKNVKDGVKVFKDFKPDLVFVDLMLGETESGLDFLKQAMGVGSKAKIVISTALPSTADAVVMAVSLGATEYLPKPFRKEDVDHIIEKLKKPKSGQTDMSYG, from the coding sequence ATGCCAGAGAGACAATCGAAGGCGCACAACGCATCCGGCCCGGCAAGCGCCGGCCCCCATCAGAGCCCGCGCGTCATGATACTCGACGACAGCCCGGTGATCCTCGCGAGCCTCAAGGACATCCTCGCGACAAGCGGTGTTACGAACGTGAAGACCGCGAAGAACGTGAAGGACGGCGTGAAGGTCTTCAAGGACTTCAAGCCCGACCTCGTCTTCGTCGACCTCATGTTGGGGGAGACGGAGAGCGGACTCGATTTTCTCAAGCAGGCGATGGGCGTAGGCTCGAAGGCGAAGATCGTCATCTCCACGGCGTTGCCATCCACGGCCGACGCGGTCGTGATGGCCGTGAGCCTCGGCGCCACCGAGTACCTCCCGAAGCCGTTCAGGAAGGAGGACGTCGACCACATAATCGAGAAACTGAAGAAGCCCAAGAGCGGGCAGACCGACATGTCCTACGGTTGA
- a CDS encoding peroxiredoxin has product MEPVVAKGARAPDFTLRSQDGSLTSLHDLLAKGPVVLYFYPRDRTTNCTTEAKTFRAHHDEFERLGARVVGISSDPPESHLSFCREHRLPFTLLSDVDGKVRDAYGVRPTLGLIPGRETFVIDQDGVVQEVVSSQWRPRWHVEEALRALREMVEKVR; this is encoded by the coding sequence ATGGAGCCTGTGGTCGCAAAGGGGGCGAGGGCGCCTGACTTCACGCTCCGCTCGCAAGACGGCAGCCTGACGTCGCTACACGATCTCCTTGCCAAAGGCCCCGTGGTCCTCTATTTCTATCCGCGCGACCGTACGACCAACTGCACGACCGAGGCGAAGACCTTCCGCGCCCATCACGACGAGTTCGAGCGATTGGGCGCAAGGGTGGTCGGGATCAGCTCCGATCCGCCGGAGTCGCACCTCTCGTTCTGCCGCGAGCACCGACTCCCGTTCACGTTGCTAAGCGACGTGGACGGGAAGGTTCGGGACGCCTATGGCGTCCGGCCCACCTTGGGCCTCATCCCGGGCCGGGAGACGTTCGTCATCGACCAGGACGGCGTCGTCCAAGAGGTCGTCTCTTCCCAATGGCGGCCGCGGTGGCATGTGGAGGAGGCGCTGCGGGCTCTGCGTGAAATGGTCGAGAAGGTACGTTGA
- a CDS encoding winged helix-turn-helix transcriptional regulator, whose product MASYRRTGRRGTGWFPIMMVFGLLLTILFANVHAAKALDTDSATDAAGGLGDTAGQSDGTGSLDNPVNGIGGDLFGNIGIGEIALGAAGVAVLGGIAYLFLGGTKFVNSENVLENDARREIFNYIKTNPGVHLRATASALSLSTTNVLWHLRKLEQANLLNSKKLEGYKVYYPVEGGIEMRRMGLAMAVLRNPNAKTVLEFISGSPSSHQREIARAMGVNHGTIRWHLRKLQAVGLVLEVKKEHTSNYYVSELGIQALGRLESTKAVPAGVATMQAAMPAAMEPSPQATSETRYEDAPPH is encoded by the coding sequence ATGGCTTCCTACAGGCGAACCGGGCGCCGGGGCACCGGCTGGTTCCCGATAATGATGGTCTTCGGGCTGCTCTTGACCATCCTTTTCGCGAACGTCCACGCGGCCAAGGCCCTCGACACCGACTCGGCGACGGACGCAGCCGGCGGGCTCGGCGACACCGCCGGGCAAAGCGACGGTACCGGTTCACTCGACAACCCCGTGAACGGCATCGGCGGGGACCTCTTCGGAAACATCGGCATCGGCGAGATAGCCCTCGGCGCCGCGGGAGTGGCGGTCCTCGGCGGCATCGCGTACCTCTTCCTCGGCGGAACGAAGTTCGTGAACTCCGAGAACGTCCTGGAGAACGACGCTCGCCGCGAGATATTCAATTACATCAAGACGAACCCAGGGGTGCATCTACGCGCGACGGCAAGCGCGCTGTCGCTTTCGACCACGAACGTGCTCTGGCACCTACGAAAGCTCGAACAGGCGAACCTCCTGAACTCGAAGAAACTCGAGGGGTACAAGGTCTACTACCCCGTCGAGGGCGGGATCGAGATGCGCCGCATGGGACTCGCGATGGCGGTGCTTCGTAACCCCAACGCAAAGACGGTGCTCGAATTCATCAGCGGTAGCCCCTCAAGCCACCAGCGGGAGATCGCCCGCGCGATGGGCGTGAACCACGGGACGATCCGTTGGCACCTTCGCAAGCTCCAGGCGGTGGGCCTCGTCCTCGAGGTCAAGAAGGAGCACACTTCCAATTATTACGTGAGCGAACTCGGGATACAAGCGCTCGGTCGCCTCGAGTCGACGAAGGCCGTTCCCGCGGGAGTTGCGACCATGCAGGCCGCGATGCCGGCGGCGATGGAGCCTTCGCCGCAAGCGACGAGCGAGACGCGTTACGAGGACGCTCCACCGCATTGA
- a CDS encoding DEAD/DEAH box helicase → MKVDELATDQKLSARLKALGYDELWPTQERSIPLALEGKNLVLAVPTASGKSLVAYVALAHTALKGGRGVYIVPLRALASEKYDDLREFEELGIRVGMSIGDLDASDTRLADYDLLVLTAEKADALIRHRTGWLSNLKTIVVDEVHLLNDGDRGPTLEILMARLRRIAPKSQVIALSATIDNSDALAEWLDAEHVKSDWRPVPLREGVHFGRTITYADSASQEVVSDEDDPVTSLVTETLSGGGQALVFTNTRKSAESQAENLRLPVTKRLKKSELDALAIASEQIGASNAPGVVGKLARLVKGGVAFHHAGLSNDQRKVVERSFKAGLLKALTATPTLAAGVNLPARRVVIRDLWRYDSETGNRPIPVLEYKQMVGRAGRPRYDKFGEAISLAKGYDQMREIMETYVHASPERIRSKLAADAPLRTHILSLIAGNVTPSLKDLYAFIDTTFFAHESERWTIESRVESMIAFLQEEGLVEGDEDDYKATDFGRRTSELYIDPVSAVIMRDALRRAAGRETTSLSFLHAASRTPNMMRLYLGRGEDAWLHAAAIDRADELLFPLGRDSELEWFLSEVKTALLLEDWTQEIADDRMEEKYRVYPGDVHNKVETAVWLVYAMKELAHLFNPDARNALTGLEIRLKAGVKEELLPLIKLKHVARVRARVLYNAGFKRPQDLVTANEATLAKLPGIGKEIAASILKEVGARTQPTQTRLGVDPR, encoded by the coding sequence TTGAAAGTCGACGAACTTGCCACCGATCAAAAGCTCTCGGCGAGACTCAAGGCCCTCGGGTACGACGAACTCTGGCCGACTCAGGAGCGATCCATCCCGCTGGCGCTCGAAGGCAAGAACCTCGTCCTCGCCGTCCCGACGGCAAGCGGGAAAAGCCTCGTCGCCTACGTGGCGCTCGCCCACACCGCGTTGAAAGGAGGACGAGGCGTCTACATCGTGCCCCTACGAGCGCTCGCATCCGAGAAGTACGACGACCTGCGGGAATTCGAGGAGCTAGGCATCCGCGTCGGGATGTCGATAGGCGACCTAGACGCCTCGGACACGCGCCTTGCCGACTACGACCTATTGGTCCTCACCGCCGAGAAGGCGGACGCGCTCATCCGGCACCGCACCGGGTGGCTGTCGAACCTCAAGACCATCGTGGTCGACGAAGTCCATCTCTTGAACGACGGCGACCGCGGCCCGACGTTGGAGATATTGATGGCGCGCCTACGTAGGATCGCCCCGAAGTCACAGGTCATCGCCCTCTCCGCGACGATCGACAACAGCGACGCCCTGGCCGAGTGGCTCGATGCCGAGCACGTGAAAAGCGATTGGCGCCCGGTGCCGCTACGCGAAGGCGTCCACTTCGGGCGGACGATAACCTATGCGGACTCTGCGAGCCAGGAGGTCGTCTCCGACGAGGACGATCCCGTGACGTCGCTCGTCACCGAGACGCTTTCGGGCGGAGGCCAGGCGCTCGTCTTCACGAATACGAGAAAATCCGCCGAATCGCAAGCGGAGAACCTCAGGCTCCCCGTCACGAAGCGGCTCAAGAAGAGCGAACTAGATGCGTTAGCCATTGCGTCGGAGCAGATCGGCGCCTCGAACGCACCCGGTGTAGTGGGAAAACTCGCTCGCCTCGTCAAGGGCGGCGTCGCCTTCCATCATGCGGGGCTATCGAACGACCAACGAAAGGTCGTCGAACGGTCATTCAAAGCGGGCCTCCTCAAGGCGTTGACCGCGACGCCGACATTGGCTGCCGGCGTCAACCTTCCCGCCCGTCGCGTGGTCATCCGCGATCTATGGCGTTACGATTCCGAGACAGGGAACCGCCCGATACCGGTCCTGGAATACAAGCAGATGGTGGGGAGGGCCGGACGGCCCCGGTACGACAAGTTCGGCGAGGCGATCTCGCTCGCCAAAGGCTACGATCAGATGCGTGAGATCATGGAGACGTACGTCCACGCCTCGCCCGAGCGCATCAGGAGCAAGCTCGCGGCCGACGCACCGCTACGCACACACATCCTCTCCCTCATCGCCGGGAACGTGACCCCGAGCCTCAAAGACCTCTATGCCTTCATCGACACGACTTTTTTTGCCCACGAATCGGAACGCTGGACGATAGAATCACGCGTGGAATCGATGATAGCGTTCCTTCAAGAAGAGGGCCTTGTGGAGGGCGACGAGGACGATTACAAGGCGACCGATTTCGGACGCCGCACGAGCGAACTCTACATCGACCCGGTCAGTGCGGTCATCATGCGAGACGCGCTACGGCGCGCCGCCGGACGGGAGACCACGTCCCTCTCTTTCCTTCACGCCGCCTCGCGAACGCCGAACATGATGCGCCTCTACCTTGGCCGCGGTGAGGACGCGTGGCTCCACGCGGCGGCGATCGACCGCGCGGACGAACTCCTTTTCCCGTTAGGGCGCGACTCGGAACTAGAATGGTTCCTTTCCGAGGTGAAGACCGCGCTGCTTCTTGAGGATTGGACGCAGGAAATCGCCGACGATCGCATGGAAGAGAAGTACCGCGTCTACCCTGGGGACGTCCACAACAAGGTCGAGACCGCCGTGTGGCTCGTCTACGCGATGAAGGAACTGGCACACCTTTTCAATCCCGATGCCAGAAACGCCCTCACGGGCCTTGAGATCCGCCTGAAAGCCGGCGTCAAGGAGGAATTGCTCCCGCTCATCAAGTTGAAGCACGTCGCGAGGGTCAGGGCGCGGGTCCTCTACAACGCCGGCTTCAAGCGACCACAGGACCTCGTGACGGCGAACGAGGCGACGCTTGCAAAGCTTCCCGGCATCGGAAAAGAGATCGCCGCATCCATACTCAAAGAGGTGGGGGCGAGGACCCAGCCGACACAGACGAGGCTCGGGGTGGATCCCCGATGA
- a CDS encoding amino acid permease — protein MSEKNEGPSQTQLSTMGEVRLAREMTLFDATMIGVGALLGGGIFALIGIAAGLSGPGLLLAFVLNTFLTIPTLLIYAELGSAYHDAGGGYLWIHDALHQPWGFVAGWIGWFSHAVACGVYALASAHFTVWLLDFYALMPPGLDHGLATKALAFSLTATFVGLNMVGVKNSTRTENVMTAVTIAILCAFIGWGLLAINSNPLLAGRNFADFMPHGFGGVFVAMGITFIAFEGYEIIAQSSEEVKNPKENIPRALGMSLLIVAPIYLLVVFVALGAVDGGSLGASWVFLADSGVVAIVESAGQFMPFGATVALAAALLSNITALNATIYSSSRVAYAMSRHHDLPDAFSEIHPRWKTPHLGILASGAIIAAMALVLPIEAVAAAANLMFLILFALVNISYIKLRNTTENLDYGFRAPFFPITPLIGLFAQVFLAIYLFSFSPLAWLAGAGWIALGFAAYYVGLRPREEAEHRLAVERSVAHREVPAIRKNFRVLVPVANPETAAGIARVASSIAKSLDGEVDLLYVVEVPDVTPLTEGHRFVSKALPVLENAKTAMGKTSVPVHTLVRIGHNTSQVIRETAMEEGASLILLGWSGRGRITDFLKARTIEGLVEVPPCDIAVLKLREGKELSKVLIPTHGGRHAPLGIRLGSAIARANVGAVTVYHAMNQDETDFIARRARGEALIEQNAIRGVPTRLKIEQADRVLSRVIDVAKEADLVVVGATTEPSWRNYLFGHKTEEIAERANANVLMVKSHGGPTVHTFREFYRNLRQFGRYLTGRRTQLG, from the coding sequence GTGAGCGAGAAGAACGAGGGCCCGTCGCAGACGCAGTTGTCGACGATGGGCGAGGTGCGCCTGGCCCGCGAGATGACGCTTTTTGACGCCACGATGATCGGCGTCGGTGCCCTTCTTGGAGGGGGGATATTCGCATTGATCGGGATTGCCGCTGGCCTCTCGGGTCCGGGGCTCCTTTTGGCGTTCGTCCTCAACACGTTCCTGACGATTCCCACACTGCTCATCTATGCCGAGTTGGGTTCGGCATACCACGACGCTGGCGGCGGTTACCTTTGGATCCACGACGCGCTCCATCAGCCTTGGGGGTTCGTCGCGGGCTGGATCGGCTGGTTCTCCCATGCGGTCGCGTGCGGCGTGTACGCCCTGGCGTCAGCTCATTTCACGGTATGGCTCCTAGATTTCTACGCCCTGATGCCCCCGGGCCTTGACCATGGTTTGGCCACAAAGGCGCTGGCTTTCAGCTTGACGGCGACTTTCGTGGGCCTCAACATGGTGGGTGTCAAGAACAGCACGCGCACGGAGAACGTGATGACCGCGGTGACAATCGCGATCCTTTGCGCCTTCATCGGGTGGGGGCTCCTCGCGATCAACTCGAATCCGCTCCTTGCTGGACGCAACTTCGCGGATTTCATGCCCCACGGTTTCGGCGGCGTGTTCGTTGCCATGGGCATCACGTTCATCGCATTCGAAGGGTACGAGATCATCGCCCAATCGAGCGAGGAGGTGAAGAACCCCAAGGAGAACATCCCTCGTGCATTGGGAATGTCGCTTCTCATAGTCGCGCCGATCTACCTATTGGTGGTCTTCGTCGCCCTAGGCGCGGTTGATGGCGGATCACTCGGTGCCAGTTGGGTCTTCCTCGCCGATTCCGGCGTCGTCGCGATCGTGGAATCGGCAGGCCAATTCATGCCGTTCGGTGCGACTGTCGCGCTAGCGGCGGCGTTGCTTTCGAACATCACGGCGCTCAACGCCACCATCTACAGCTCCAGCAGGGTCGCTTATGCGATGTCCCGTCACCACGATCTCCCGGACGCGTTCTCGGAGATACATCCACGATGGAAGACGCCGCACCTTGGCATTCTCGCAAGCGGAGCGATCATCGCGGCGATGGCGTTGGTGCTTCCGATCGAGGCCGTCGCTGCGGCCGCCAATCTGATGTTCCTCATCCTGTTCGCACTCGTCAACATCAGTTACATAAAATTGCGAAACACGACGGAGAACCTTGATTATGGGTTCAGGGCCCCGTTCTTCCCCATAACGCCGCTGATCGGTCTTTTCGCTCAGGTGTTCCTCGCCATCTATCTCTTCTCCTTCAGTCCGTTGGCTTGGCTTGCGGGCGCAGGCTGGATCGCCTTGGGTTTCGCGGCGTACTATGTCGGACTACGTCCCCGGGAAGAGGCGGAGCACCGTTTAGCCGTCGAACGCTCAGTCGCGCACCGCGAGGTGCCGGCCATCCGCAAGAACTTCCGCGTCCTCGTGCCAGTGGCCAACCCCGAGACGGCCGCAGGCATCGCGAGGGTGGCGAGCTCGATCGCGAAGAGCCTCGACGGCGAAGTGGACCTTCTCTACGTCGTGGAGGTGCCGGACGTGACGCCGTTGACGGAAGGGCACCGCTTCGTCTCCAAGGCCCTGCCTGTCCTGGAAAACGCGAAGACCGCGATGGGAAAGACGAGCGTCCCCGTGCACACGCTCGTGCGCATCGGCCACAACACTTCGCAAGTCATCCGGGAGACCGCGATGGAGGAGGGCGCTAGCCTTATCCTGCTCGGCTGGAGCGGGCGCGGCAGGATCACCGATTTCCTGAAGGCCCGCACGATAGAGGGCCTCGTCGAGGTCCCGCCGTGCGACATCGCCGTCTTGAAGTTGAGGGAGGGAAAGGAGCTGTCGAAGGTCCTCATCCCCACCCACGGAGGAAGGCACGCCCCGCTCGGCATCCGGCTCGGCAGCGCGATAGCACGGGCCAACGTGGGCGCCGTGACGGTCTACCACGCGATGAACCAGGACGAGACCGATTTCATTGCGAGACGGGCGCGAGGAGAGGCGTTGATCGAGCAGAACGCGATCCGTGGTGTCCCCACTAGACTCAAGATTGAGCAGGCGGACAGGGTGCTCTCTCGCGTCATCGACGTCGCGAAGGAAGCAGACCTCGTAGTCGTCGGAGCCACCACGGAGCCCTCGTGGCGGAATTACCTCTTCGGGCACAAGACGGAGGAGATCGCGGAGCGGGCGAACGCGAACGTCCTCATGGTGAAATCCCACGGCGGCCCTACCGTGCACACGTTCCGGGAATTCTATAGGAACCTGCGACAGTTCGGACGCTACCTCACAGGCAGACGGACGCAGCTAGGATAG
- a CDS encoding HlyC/CorC family transporter, translating into MGLESDLRVQIAGLVVLLAASAFFSMSETALISASRLRIRALKEKGSKRAALLDRLVHDPERLITTILVGNNIVNIAASVLSAVIAQGLFGSSGAAIATGAMVFLVLVFGEVTPKTLAVRYSMGIALAVAWPMSVMEVVLSPLVWLFSGIANRLLFILGAPRRRHVGFITEEEIKLMLRVGEEQGSIEGFERKVIGEVFRFTETKASRVMTPRDQIAFVDKEASLAEALETVNKSGYSRILVADRSLDHVLGFIHAKDLLRLSDAELKVKKAAELRRKVLIARDDVDTDDLLVSMQRLHTQIAVLQDARGETMGLLTVEDLLEELVGEIHDEFDLPPPEHMPGAQSPERHQPVSDQKPP; encoded by the coding sequence TTGGGCCTCGAAAGCGACCTTCGCGTCCAGATTGCCGGACTTGTAGTACTCCTCGCGGCCTCCGCCTTCTTCTCGATGAGCGAGACGGCACTCATATCAGCGAGCCGGTTGCGCATCCGCGCTCTTAAGGAAAAGGGGAGCAAGCGCGCGGCGCTTCTCGATCGGCTGGTCCATGATCCCGAGCGGCTCATCACCACGATACTCGTCGGCAACAACATAGTCAACATCGCCGCGTCGGTGCTTTCGGCGGTGATCGCGCAAGGCCTATTCGGCTCGTCGGGGGCGGCGATCGCGACGGGGGCCATGGTGTTCCTTGTCCTCGTCTTCGGCGAGGTGACGCCGAAGACGCTCGCCGTCCGGTATTCCATGGGGATCGCGCTCGCCGTCGCTTGGCCGATGAGTGTCATGGAGGTCGTGTTGTCGCCGCTTGTCTGGCTTTTCTCGGGGATAGCCAACCGTCTCCTTTTCATCCTTGGCGCACCCCGCAGGCGCCATGTGGGTTTCATCACGGAGGAGGAGATCAAGCTAATGCTCCGCGTCGGTGAGGAACAGGGGTCCATCGAGGGCTTCGAACGGAAGGTCATCGGCGAGGTGTTCAGGTTCACCGAGACGAAGGCGTCGCGCGTCATGACGCCGCGTGATCAGATCGCCTTCGTGGACAAGGAGGCGAGTCTCGCCGAGGCGCTCGAGACGGTGAACAAGAGCGGTTACTCGCGGATCCTGGTCGCGGACCGTAGCCTTGACCACGTCTTGGGTTTCATCCATGCCAAGGACCTTTTGCGTCTTTCGGATGCCGAGTTGAAGGTCAAGAAGGCGGCGGAACTCCGGCGAAAGGTCCTCATCGCGCGTGACGACGTCGATACGGACGATCTCCTCGTCTCGATGCAGAGGCTGCACACGCAGATCGCCGTCTTGCAGGATGCGCGCGGCGAGACGATGGGCCTTCTCACGGTGGAGGATCTTCTCGAGGAGCTCGTGGGCGAGATCCACGATGAGTTCGACCTCCCGCCTCCCGAGCACATGCCCGGGGCCCAGTCGCCGGAGCGGCATCAGCCCGTGAGCGACCAGAAGCCCCCGTAA